The stretch of DNA TAACCTTTAATGTTAAAGAATGATTTGGAAGGCCTAAAGCTCGTATTCTATTCAATAATTCAAGTTTATGGACATCTGCAAGTATTGTACTAGAAACCATTTGCTTTACACATTGTGTCAGAACTACAGTATATCTTTCCTTCCCGTTCAGTCAAGTTAGACATATATTGATTAACTTCATCTATCACCTCTAGGGTTGGTGCTAGAATTGCACTACTCTGAAAACAAACTCCCATTAATGTGGCCGCCAATAAAATTGGGGGACGTACTTCGAGCAATCGTGGCAATAGAATCACCCGttgattttaataatataattctgATGTTATATCAACATCAGCGTAGCCATCACTATCTTGTCACCATcagtttataattttaaagtattattgttattattaagaTAGATATTCACGATGAGTGTTTATCCGACAGTATATAGGAGGTGAATGTtaacattttaaattcaaatttcaatgacaaacaataaataaatattctcTTTAATTCTGTTTCATTATCCTATCAACCctgtattataataataagtttaTAACTACCGATCATTAAGTACATAACCATATATCCTTGCTATTAGCGACTTACACATCACGTGTATTGTTCGTTTAACTCAACCACACAAAATTTACAAGATAATAATAACTTCTCTCTAGAACCCTAGTTCCATGTTTAAGTTCATTGGAACAAACTTAAGAAAGGCTATAGCTCTATTTGGCACACTTAGCTAAAAAGTTAATTCAAAGTTGTAACACTAGTAGCTAATGAGttaactaattgaaattaacgtatttggtaaatttaattgtttaattagttgataagtATAAAAAGACACAAAATAATAAACTAAgattttctccaaaaaaaaaataataaaaaactaaGATATTAGTTGATTAATGAATGATAGATGATGtcttttttttgtaaattaataaagacaaaaaaaaaaaaagggtaaaaagttaaaaagtcaaagacttattttaaaatagtgTTTCAAAGTAGGCTATTATTCTAAGTTTTCAATGTTTTACCAAAAGTGAAATAACCTGATTAATCTCATTTATAAAACTTATAATTATGAATCAGTATCTtctaaaataatccaacaaaaTGACTTACTCATATACtatctatattctatatatatatataacgtaaCAGTGCACGTGATGTGGTGATAAAACATCGTGTTAATTAAGTAATAGCTGCAATCAAATTACTCCTATTCATACTTCCGTATATAACGTTAAATGTGGGAAGtgcaataaatatatataattaaatggtTTTGGTGGTTGTTGGCCAAACCATGATAGGTtggtatgtgtatatatatattgctagcTCATAATGCAAAATGCCATCACCCCCTCTTCTGATTTTTTGGTCAGaagagaaaaaaacaaaaaaacagattcttcttcaattcatttcCTAATATGGGAGCCATCGAATTCGAGGAGGTAAGACAACATGCAACTCTGATAAGATAACATTAATGTTGTGTTTTCAAAGAAAACATTAATGTTGTCAGATTATTTCTAAAGTGATGGGTAGATTTTTTGTTTCTATGCACGGACATATTCGAGGTGGGTGGGAGCTTTTGACATTAAGAATTCAGCCTTTTAGAGAAAGATTGCATTAATGTTTTCACGTTaaccttttcaattttttatatatatgttttaccaTGATCACAATGTGTTTGATTCATTAAAATTTCATTCGAAAAATTATTCTTTATTCTTAGATTTCTGATTCATCATTATctgaaaatatgttcataaacaatttagggttcataattttttttttccccttaattTGGTTCTTTTCCCCTTTTGAAGCCAACGATGGCGACCATTGCCGCACCAGCGGAAGCGTTGCTTCCATTAACGGATCATCAAAACGGGAACTTCATCGacattaaaatgaaaaaggctcccccgccgccgccggcgaGGAAAAATATGCAGATCACGGTGGCGGAGCCGCGGTTTAAGGGTGACGAGGCTGACCTGAAATCCACGCTCGACAAATATCTTGACACCATTTCTCAACGTGTTAATTACCACATAGGTAACATTCATCAAAAAATTTTACTGATCGTATTCAATACTATCATGTATATCGAGCTTATATCAGATACCAGGGccgatttttttatttgcgtgacCCTGTGCTGGTAATTAAGTGACGCCACTgcgaattaaagaaaaaattgcaaagagaaaaatacaaaaaccCCAATTTTGGGCAAtataacacaaatatatatgcTAACTATTAAGCCAAGGCCGAACTAGGGGCCCTCAAAATTTTGTGACCCTGTGATGTTGCTCATCTTGCatgccctaaaatccggccccgACAGATACAAGTACACTTATTCCTTGAGGGAATAATGATATTACAATTACGGTACAATATATACAAGAAAGATTTAAGTAACATTTTTGTGTCTGTGTTTTTATTGGGGCAGGCTACCCGGAGAACATAGTGTATGAGCACAATGCAAATTTGGCACCATTGATGCGTTACCACTTGAACAACTGCGGTGACCCATTCATGGAGAACACTACTGATTTCCATTCCAAAGATTTTGAAGTTGGGGTTTTGGATTGGTTTGCTCAGCTCTGGGAGATTGAAAGGGATGCGTATTGGGGTTACATTACAAATGGGGGCACAGAAGGCAATCTTCATGGAATTTTGCTGGggttagtattatattatagtgatTTCTTTTTCTGTCACACgattaaaagattaaattgacagttatatgtatatataacagGAGAGAGGTATTTCCGGATGGAATACTGTATGCATCAAAAGAGTCACATTATTCGGTGTTCAAGGCTGCGCGGATGTATAGAATGGAATTTGAATGCATTAACGCAATGGTCAATGGAGAAATGGAGTATGGTGATCTAAGATCAAAGCTGCTTCTTAACAAGGGAAAGCCAGCCATCATCAATGTCACCATTGGtacttattacatttttcttgtttctctaatgttaaaagataaaagaatttGGTACAACTTCAGCCAAATTGATCATATACTGTTTAATTAGTAATCACAAAGTTCCAATTTGTTCTCCCAACTCGAGGCAAGAGACACCTATTAGCCTTCTTAAATTGAGATCCCTAAACTGATTTATCCCTTTGTGACAGTAAGGGTAACCAAATATAGTACTGTTCACTTGGTAACACAGTTCCAGTTTCCTCTCCCAGCAGGAGCCAGGAGGTCAGGCACATATTAATCTTCTTAGTTTGAGAGCTGATTTATCCCTTTGTGACATTTAGGATAATCAGATAGAGTTGATCCGATGCACACCTGCATGCTATTAGTTTCCCCATGTATGGTATATTATATGGAAATGTTGCATGCAGGAACAACCTTCAAAGGAGCAATGGATAACATAGATGTGATTATACAAACACTAGAAGAATGTGGGTATTCGCAGGATGAATTCTACATCCACTGCGACGCAGCGCTGTCGGGTCTCATCGTCCCATTCCTCAAAAACGTGCCCAAAATCAGCTTCAAGAAGCCAATCGGAAGCGTCACAATCTCCGGCCACAAGTTCCTAGGATGTCCCATGCCATGCGGCATCCAAATTACCAGAAAATCCCTCATCCACAACATCTCCCGAAACGTGGAGTACATCGCCTCCGTGGACGCCACCATCTCCGGCAGCCGCAACGGCCACGCCCCCATCTTCCTCTGGTACCGCCTGAGCACCAAGGGCCGCGCCGGGCTCCGGGAAGACGCGGAGCGGTGCGTGGAGACCGCCAGGCACCTCCGCGACCGCTTCCACGGCGCCGGCATCACCGCCATGCTCAACGAGAACAGCATCACCGTCGTGTTCGAGCGGCCGGAAGACCGCGAGTTCGTCCGCCACTGGCAGCTCTCGTGCGTGAGGGACATGGCGCACGTGATCGTCATGCCCGGCGTCACCGCCGTGGCGCTCGACGCCTTCTTCAACGACCTGGTGCTGAGAAGGGCTTCGTCGCCTCGCCACGCCGCCACGCCCTGCCTTGCGGATGATGTGGGCCCACATAATTGCTGCTGTCACCTTCACAACAACTTGAGTTTGGTGGGGTCAAAGTTTTGAATGCTAGGTCATGTgatagaatttatatatgtataataataatactaaatgtATAAGGTTTGTTTCAGTTATGATGAttactggtttttttttttctttctaataataaatcaatttgACACCCAATTACATGTTCAGTATTactgaattttgtttttaaaaaatcgacAATTATGACCCAAACTTAAGCACAACTCTCTTGTAGAATAAATGTGGGATCGTATCAGTATATCATGCATGTTATTGTTATActacatgtatttatattttacgAATTCATATTCTTTAGTCTATTAATTGATTGGTCATTAGTTTATCTTACTCCAAATTCTTTATCGTATTGATTgattattaatgtatttttttatataattatataatacaaattgTGTGATGAAAATAATAGAATTTGATAGTATCCTTATTAGCATTTTTTGGGCACGAGATTCTAATGCCTAACGTTACAATCTAAGCAGTATATAGCTTGTTCAATCAATTTGTCCAACCGACCAATAAATTAAATGTCATGCATGTTACTGTCTGCCTCATGGGAAAGATCTTAATTAAACATTTCCacctttttttaaatatttattttaattaatttgattttatattgtaaaaattaataaaattaaagaacaaatactAATTTCAGTCCCACGAGTATTAACAAAATGGtagtattagcaaaatgacagttttggtCTACATGTTTAATTCCTACGAATTTTCAttcacgactattgttttagtatcaaATTTTatccacgactattattttagtgtcaaaattcatcacgACGGTCACCCCTTTGTTTAAGACATGccgaaatctaaaaattttaagagtatTATCGttatttttcaacttaagaCGGGCTCACCCCTAACTTCCTATAGTATAGCCTGAGCACCAAGTATCACGTCGACCTCCAAAAAGACGCCCAGCAGTGCGTGGAAACCACCAAGCACCTCCGTGACCGCCGACATCAGCGCCATGGTAAACGACAACAGCATTACCATCGTCTTCAAGCGGCCGTTGGACCGCGAGTTCATCCGCCACTGACAGCTCTCCTGCGTGAGGGACATGGCACACGTCATCGTCATGCCCGGCGTCACCACAGAGGCGATCGACAACTTTTTCAACGACCTAGTACAAGAAAGGGTTACCTGGTACTGAGAAGAGTGGGATCGTCAACCTCCCTGCCTGGAGGATGATCTTGGCTCACATAATTGTTACTGTCCCCTTCacaaagtttgattttttttaatacttcttTTAACCTATAAAAAGTGTAAGTTTATTCAACAGGTACCAAAAATAATCTTTCATTGTTTGATACCATGATTACACAAAACTTCACTGCTCAcagaagcacaaagagtctaTATCGCTTCTACTGAGATTCGAACCCACCCCTTTTCATATGTGAGTGCAACCAGAtcccactagaccacaaggtcttagcACATGCTAACAACCATGAAAACAAATAGGTTTAGGTTAAAAGCAGGTCTTGTGAGAGGATATCTATTTGAGACGTGTATTacttttttgttaaaatataatacatacatacatatatatatagatatcagTTCGCGTGCGGTAGGCATCCTCAGGTGCGGTTAAATGAGAACCATTGATCTTGTCAAGATCAACGTCCAGGCCAGGATTAACAACGTTTTAAAAAACACAATggtaatttggtcatttttcatatgggacaaattaaacttaaggtgcgtaggtttttgtgcttaaggtgcgtcgtgcccttctttaggtgcgtggtgtTTGTGTTTTAGGTGTGTgtactctatgttcacaattttagaaatctatgttcacaatttcagaactctatgttcacaatttcataactctatattcaatagtataacacaacttttgaatctatataacaaaattatgaatatagagttcaaaaattgtgaatattgagaaatgtaattttgtatattgagatttaaaattatgaatatagacttataaaattgtgaacatagagtttttaaattttgaacatggacctgcaaggtggacccgggtccataacATAATTTATCCATAAAGCTTCAGTGTTTTTTGTAGGAGGAGAAACTCtctaaataaaaagtacattatttttgtactgaaggtacattatttttgtactgtaggtacattatttgatagtatatataaaataatgtacctttagttcaaaaataatgtaccctaaaataatgtacctacagtacaaaaataatgtattttcagtacaaaaataatgtactttttatttttgatccacacagctgtgtggaccatggttcatgcaataatgattgtgatgCATACATTAACCTTTAATTTGGTTGGAATTTAGGATAAATAAGATGGACCACATTTAACATTTTACAAGTCCAATAACCTGATCAAGTAGTACTGCAAAAATATTTGGGCCATGCTGTTTTCAGACAGCCTTGATATCTCAGAAAGAGTTAAGGATTGGGCTGTACAAGTCCAATGTTTTTTATGCCGTATGAGGTACTGGAATGGTGGTCGGAGTGAAGATTATCACCCTACTATGAATCTATGATTCAAACCAACACAAGATTTGGGAAATTTTAGGACCTCATTAAAGCATGCCAACAAAAAAAAGTTTTTGGTTTGGGTTTTTGTGTAGGCAAGCTCaagtaaaaaacaaataatatttttaatttggattgGCGACCACTTCAACTGCCCAGCAGACACATAAAGTGCACGCGCCTGCATGTTAAATAGCACTTGTGTGCACAATGTACATGCACTAGACTGAAGGACACAGGTTGCACACatttatccatttttttttttagtactacttgctccgttacaatgtagtatctgttcataactactttctcaacctactgaagcacaaagaatcaacagGTTGCACAATGTGGTAAAGCTTTTACCATATATAATGAATAAATGTGTGCACAATGTGCATGCACTATAATGAACCATAATTGTCTGTTgaagtaaaaactaaaaactacTAACCGAAAGTAACAAGTTCAAGTCTCATCTCAATTAATAATTGATATTGAAATAatcatgttgagcatatattatagataataaattagatggtagttatataaaaaaaaattaaaaaattaaaaaaaaaaactattggtTTTCCTGTCTTGAATCTTCTTACTCTAATAATGTCTTTTGGCAACAATAATCATTATTCTATGAACCATGGTTTACATAGCTATGTAGAccacaaataaaaattacattatttgtgtacataaagtacattatttaagtactgaaagtatattattttgtatactattaaataatgtacatttagtatacaaataatgtatatttttaatttatattaaaaatgtacctcgTATTTAgggaaaatacattatttgagtagtaaaaatatattattttgtataatgtatatttagtacataaataatgtgtctttagtatattaaaaatgtattttttttaatggttgaCATAACATCAAAATTTGCCATTAGAAATGAATTGGGATGGGTGTCAATATTTCAATCTTGACTGTAACTTTCGTTTGGGTTTGGACACCTAGGCCTCGTGCCATAATTATGCCATCAATTCATATGCACAATGTATAATAGTTTGTTTGGTTTACAGGTAAAAGAAGAAATCTGAAactgaaaaaaatgaaataaaataaaaaataataataataaaaatagagtctgtgccaaagatcttgtggtcaagcggcatagctgtggtcTCTTTCAAGTGAGAGGTCCCATGTAAAAATTCTAGTAGGGgcgttgactctttgtgcttcagtaggttgaaaaaagaGAGAATGTTTATATACTCATTACTCAGCTAGTATGTAGTGCTTGTGCTTGTGCTAAATGTGTGCTAGTTTGCAAAAAAATGTAGTGCTTGTGCTAAatgtgtaagaaaaaaaataaaaaaaaaaataaaaaaataaaaacttatctTCCGCACTGTACTCTCACACCCTCCTCTCTTTAATCCAATTCACTAAAAGATGCTCAAAGAATGAATGCAACAAGTAATTCACAAATTGTCATGGGTcgaaatcatttttaaaatcttgtattaatatatatatatatatatatatatatatatatatatatatatatatatatatatatatatatatatgtatgtatgtatgcatgcctCACAATGGGCCCgtgaaatcatttttaaaatcttgtatgaatatatatatgtatgcttaaTGGGTCCGTGAAATCATTTTCAAAATCttgtttgaatatatatatatatatatatatatatatatatatatatatatatatgtatgtatgtatgtatgtatgtatgtatgtatgtatgtatgtatgtatgtatgtatgtatgtatgtatgtatgtatgcatgcatgcctCACAATGGGCCCGTGAAATCATTTTCTAAATCTTGTATGTCTCACAATGGTCCACCGttatcaaataaaatcaaatgcTCAATCTTGaagaaaactaaaaatcaaTCTCTGTCATCCATATGGTCAAATCTATATAGTTCTAGAGCTAGGAGGGAAAGTTACACtgaaattttgataatttttttcaactttaaaagtaCACTTGCCAACATTATACCATGCTTTTTTGCTAGTATGAAAATGCAATGCACTTATGGTTCACCTTCTAGGtttatgatttctttttttttttagtatttcacttttttgtttggtttagtatttcattttatattttgatttatgggTTCACATTTTACTACTTATGATTTAGTATTTATGATTTAGGTTTAGTATTTAGTTTTTTATCAGaaacattatattgttttcaCTAATTAAATATCACATACATACTCACATgagaattatattagttttttgGTTTAGTTCGTTTTAGGGTTTTGCCATAAATTAAATGCACTACATACGGTTTATCATAAGTGTACTATCACATATCAACAGATCACTAAATAAATTTTACCCAATACACTATAATAGTTACGAACATGTCATAGTATTTTTCACATTGttccttcattaatttttagttttgatcGACCTAGATGGATAGatgatattatttaatattttttataagaaGCATtgttatcatatatatatatatatatatatatatatatatNtatatatatatatatatatatatatatatatatatatatatatatatatatatatatatatatatatatatatatatgagaaccaatccttaggtgagaacgtgtagacaaattcaaaccattgattTGCAAGATCTCGGAAATCAATTTAAGTAAAGACTGAGcaggtcattttcataaatattataaattttaaaatgagtgggtttttataaatattgttatacatatatatatatatatatatatatatatatatatatatatagggttgcactctggtgcgaactctcgcccaggtaggaaatgagaacgctccacagtcgtccacgtgtccagattaacgaatcagatgcaattttaaaaaaatgacgcggtggcattttcgtaaataactggaactttggtgcacctagtttcacttaaaagtgcacctagtttcacttacaagtgcacatattttcgcacctattttcacttacaagtgcaagtaatttaccttgttaatattcatgcacctattttcgcaaatactttcacttacaaatacaagtaatttaccttgttaatattcatgcacctgggtgcaacctaggtgcacctagttataacatagggtacacctagttataacattaagtgcacctagttataacattaggtgcacttagtattgatgctcactgtacaattcacttgcacctataatacattttacttgaatttgcaatacattttacttgcacttatacaagtaatttattttgctaacattcatgcacctgggtgtaacctatgtgcacctagttatagcattaggtgcacctagttataacattagttgcacttagtattgatgctcattgtataatttacttgcacttgtaatacattttacttgcacatgtgcacctattttcacttgcaggtgcaagtaatttaccttgttaacatttatgcatatatatatatatatatatatatatatatatatataaatctattcAGGTGaaaactaaatatattataGAGGTCTATGAGGTCAAATAGTGATCGTTAGATTAGGATTTTGGATGGTA from Ipomoea triloba cultivar NCNSP0323 chromosome 7, ASM357664v1 encodes:
- the LOC116024849 gene encoding histidine decarboxylase-like, producing MGAIEFEEPTMATIAAPAEALLPLTDHQNGNFIDIKMKKAPPPPPARKNMQITVAEPRFKGDEADLKSTLDKYLDTISQRVNYHIGYPENIVYEHNANLAPLMRYHLNNCGDPFMENTTDFHSKDFEVGVLDWFAQLWEIERDAYWGYITNGGTEGNLHGILLGREVFPDGILYASKESHYSVFKAARMYRMEFECINAMVNGEMEYGDLRSKLLLNKGKPAIINVTIGTTFKGAMDNIDVIIQTLEECGYSQDEFYIHCDAALSGLIVPFLKNVPKISFKKPIGSVTISGHKFLGCPMPCGIQITRKSLIHNISRNVEYIASVDATISGSRNGHAPIFLWYRLSTKGRAGLREDAERCVETARHLRDRFHGAGITAMLNENSITVVFERPEDREFVRHWQLSCVRDMAHVIVMPGVTAVALDAFFNDLVLRRASSPRHAATPCLADDVGPHNCCCHLHNNLSLVGSKF